The Macaca fascicularis isolate 582-1 chromosome 1, T2T-MFA8v1.1 genome includes a window with the following:
- the NASP gene encoding nuclear autoantigenic sperm protein isoform X6 — protein MFLLLLHLQIKWRATINLLSVTEDGLHFVEYYLNRIIHLDVDSEAKKLLGLGQKHLVMGDIPAAVNAFQEAASLLGKKYGETANECGEAFFFYGKSLLELARMENGVLGNALEGVHVEEEEGEKTEDESLAENNDNIDETEGSEEDDKENDKTEEMPNDSVLENKSLQENEEEEIGNLELAWDMLDLAKIIFKRQETKEAQLYAAQAHLKLGEVSVESENYVQAVEEFQSCLNLQEQYLEAHDRLLAETHYQLGLAYGYNSQYDEAVAQFSKSIEVIEKRMAVLNEHVKEAEGLSAEYKKEIEELKELLPEIREKIEDAKESQHSGNVAELALKATLVESSTSGFTPSGGGSSVSMIAGRKPTDGASSSNCVTDISHLVRKKRKPEEESPRKDDAKKAKPEPEVNGGSGDAVPSGNEVSENMEEEAENRAESRAAVEATVEAGATVESTAC, from the exons CAACcattaatctgctttctgtcactgaaGATGGGTTGCATTTTGTAGAATATTAtctaaatagaatcataca TCTGGATGTGGATAGTGAAGCTAAGAAACTATTGGGTTTAGGACAGAAACATCTGGTGATGGGGGATATTCCAGCAGCTGTCAATGCATTCCAGGAAGCAGCTAGTCTTTT aggTAAGAAGTATGGAGAGACAGCTAATGAGTGTGGAGAAGCCTTCTTTTTCTATGGGAAATCACTTCTGGAGTTGGCAAG AATGGAGAATGGTGTGTTGGGAAACGCCTTGGAAGGTGTGCatgtggaagaggaagaaggagaaaaaacagaaGATGAATCTCTGgcagaaaataatgataatatagATG AAACTGAAGGATCAGAAGAggatgataaagaaaatgataagaCTGAAGAAATGCCGAACGATTCAGTCCTTGAAAACAAG tctcttcaagaaaatgaagaggaggagATTGGGAACCTAGAGCTTGCCTGGGATATGCTGGATTTAGcaaagatcatttttaaaag GCAAGAAACAAAAGAAGCCCAGCTTTATGCTGCCCAGGCACATCTTAAACTCGGAGAAGTTAGTGTTGAATCTG aaAACTATGTGCAAGCCGTGGAGGAGTTCCAGTCCTGCCTAAACCTGCAGGAACAGTACCTAGAAGCCCACGACCGTCTCCTTGCAGAGACCCACTACCAGCTGGGCTTGGCTTATGGGTACAACTCTCAGTATGATGAGGCAGTGGCACAGTTCAGCAAATCTATTGAAGTTATTGAGAAGAGAATGG ctGTACTAAATGAGCATGTGAAGGAGGCTGAAGGATTGTCTGCTGAATAcaagaaagaaattgaggaacTAAAGGAACTGCTACCCGAGATTAGAGAGAAGATAGAAGATGCAAAGGAGTCTCAGCATAGTGGGAATGTAGCTGAACTGGCTCTGAAAGCTACTCTG GTGGAGAGCTCTACTTCAGGTTTCACTCCTAGTGGAGGAGGCTCTTCAGTCTCCATG ATTGCCGGTAGAAAGCCAACAGATGGTGCTTCCTCATCAAACTGTGTGACTGATATTTCCCACCTTGTCAGAAAGAAG AGGAAACCAGAGGAAGAGAGTCCCCGGAAAGATGATGCAAAGAAAGCCAAACCAGAGCCGGAGGTGAACGGAGGCAGTGGGGATGCTGTCCCCAGTGGAAATGAAGTTTCGGAAAacatggaggaggag GCTGAGAATCGGGCTGAAAGCCGGGCGGCAGTGGAGGCGACAGTGGAGGCTGGAGCTACAGTTGAAAGCACTGCATGTTAA
- the NASP gene encoding nuclear autoantigenic sperm protein isoform X4, whose protein sequence is MFLLLLHLQIKWRATINLLSVTEDGLHFVEYYLNRIIHLDVDSEAKKLLGLGQKHLVMGDIPAAVNAFQEAASLLGKKYGETANECGEAFFFYGKSLLELARMENGVLGNALEGVHVEEEEGEKTEDESLAENNDNIDEEAREELREQVYDAMGEKEEAKKTEDKSLAKPETNKEQDSEVKKGGREDMDISESAEEPQEKVDLTLDWLTETSEEAKGGTAPEGPNEAEVTSGKPEQEAPDAEEEKSVSGTDVQEECRGKGQEKQGEVIVSMEEKPKEVSEEQPVVTVEKQGTAVELEAESLDPTVKPVDVGGDEPEEKVVTSEHEAGKVVLEQLVGQEVPPAEESPEVTTEAAEASAVEAGSEVSEKPGQEATVLPKDGAVNGPSAVGDQTPIEPQTSIERLTETKDGSGLEEKVRAKLVPSQEETKLSVEESEAAGDGVDTKVAQGATEKSTEDKVQIAANEETQEREEQMKEGEETEGSEEDDKENDKTEEMPNDSVLENKSLQENEEEEIGNLELAWDMLDLAKIIFKRQETKEAQLYAAQAHLKLGEVSVESENYVQAVEEFQSCLNLQEQYLEAHDRLLAETHYQLGLAYGYNSQYDEAVAQFSKSIEVIEKRMAVLNEHVKEAEGLSAEYKKEIEELKELLPEIREKIEDAKESQHSGNVAELALKATLVESSTSGFTPSGGGSSVSMIAGRKPTDGASSSNCVTDISHLVRKKAENRAESRAAVEATVEAGATVESTAC, encoded by the exons CAACcattaatctgctttctgtcactgaaGATGGGTTGCATTTTGTAGAATATTAtctaaatagaatcataca TCTGGATGTGGATAGTGAAGCTAAGAAACTATTGGGTTTAGGACAGAAACATCTGGTGATGGGGGATATTCCAGCAGCTGTCAATGCATTCCAGGAAGCAGCTAGTCTTTT aggTAAGAAGTATGGAGAGACAGCTAATGAGTGTGGAGAAGCCTTCTTTTTCTATGGGAAATCACTTCTGGAGTTGGCAAG AATGGAGAATGGTGTGTTGGGAAACGCCTTGGAAGGTGTGCatgtggaagaggaagaaggagaaaaaacagaaGATGAATCTCTGgcagaaaataatgataatatagATG AGGAAGCAAGGGAAGAGTTGAGAGAACAGGTTTATGACGCcatgggagaaaaagaagaagccaaaaaaacagaagacaagTCTTTGGCAAAGCCTGAAACTAATAAAGAACAGGACAGTGAAGTGAAGAAGGGTGGAAGAGAAGATATGGATATAAGTGAATCTGCAGAGGAGCCACAGGAAAAAGTTGACTTGACTCTAGATTGGTTAACTGAAACCTCTGAAGAGGCAAAAGGAGGAACAGCACCAGAAGGACCGAATGAAGCTGAGGTTACTTCTGGGAAGCCAGAACAGGAAGCACCAGATGCTGAGGAAGAAAAATCAGTTTCTGGAACTGATGTCCAAGAAGAGTGCAGAGGAAAAGGTCAGGAGAAGCAGGGAGAGGTAATTGTGAGCATGGAGGAGAAGCCAAAAGAAGTTTCAGAAGAGCAACCTGTGGTGACTGTAGAAAAGCAGGGCACTGCAGTGGAGTTAGAAGCAGAGTCTTTAGACCCAACAGTCAAGCCAGTGGATGTGGGTGGGGACGAGCCAGAGGAGAAGGTAGTTACCTCTGAACATGAGGCAGGAAAGGTGGTTCTTGAACAACTGGTAGGTCAAGAAGTGCCACCTGCTGAAGAGTCACCAGAGGTGACAACAgaggctgcagaggcctcagCTGTAGAGGCTGGATCAGAAGTCTCTGAAAAGCCTGGGCAGGAGGCTACAGTTCTCCCTAAGGATGGTGCAGTCAATGGACCGTCAGCTGTAGGAGATCAGACCCCTATTGAACCACAGACTTCTATAGAAAGACTGACAGAAACAAAAGATGGCTCAGGACTAGAGGAGAAGGTCAGGGCAAAGCTGGTTCCTAGTCAGGAGGAGACTAAGCTGTCTGTAGAAGAGTCTGAGGCAGCTGGAGATGGGGTTGATACCAAGGTAGCCCAGGGAGCTACTGAGAAATCAACTGAAGACAAAGTTCAGATAGCTGCTAATGAAGAGACACAAGAGAGAGAAGAACAGATGAAAGAGGGTGAAG AAACTGAAGGATCAGAAGAggatgataaagaaaatgataagaCTGAAGAAATGCCGAACGATTCAGTCCTTGAAAACAAG tctcttcaagaaaatgaagaggaggagATTGGGAACCTAGAGCTTGCCTGGGATATGCTGGATTTAGcaaagatcatttttaaaag GCAAGAAACAAAAGAAGCCCAGCTTTATGCTGCCCAGGCACATCTTAAACTCGGAGAAGTTAGTGTTGAATCTG aaAACTATGTGCAAGCCGTGGAGGAGTTCCAGTCCTGCCTAAACCTGCAGGAACAGTACCTAGAAGCCCACGACCGTCTCCTTGCAGAGACCCACTACCAGCTGGGCTTGGCTTATGGGTACAACTCTCAGTATGATGAGGCAGTGGCACAGTTCAGCAAATCTATTGAAGTTATTGAGAAGAGAATGG ctGTACTAAATGAGCATGTGAAGGAGGCTGAAGGATTGTCTGCTGAATAcaagaaagaaattgaggaacTAAAGGAACTGCTACCCGAGATTAGAGAGAAGATAGAAGATGCAAAGGAGTCTCAGCATAGTGGGAATGTAGCTGAACTGGCTCTGAAAGCTACTCTG GTGGAGAGCTCTACTTCAGGTTTCACTCCTAGTGGAGGAGGCTCTTCAGTCTCCATG ATTGCCGGTAGAAAGCCAACAGATGGTGCTTCCTCATCAAACTGTGTGACTGATATTTCCCACCTTGTCAGAAAGAAG GCTGAGAATCGGGCTGAAAGCCGGGCGGCAGTGGAGGCGACAGTGGAGGCTGGAGCTACAGTTGAAAGCACTGCATGTTAA
- the NASP gene encoding nuclear autoantigenic sperm protein isoform X7, whose translation MATESTATAAVAAELVSANKIEDVPAPSTSADKVESLDVDSEAKKLLGLGQKHLVMGDIPAAVNAFQEAASLLGKKYGETANECGEAFFFYGKSLLELARMENGVLGNALEGVHVEEEEGEKTEDESLAENNDNIDETEGSEEDDKENDKTEEMPNDSVLENKSLQENEEEEIGNLELAWDMLDLAKIIFKRQETKEAQLYAAQAHLKLGEVSVESENYVQAVEEFQSCLNLQEQYLEAHDRLLAETHYQLGLAYGYNSQYDEAVAQFSKSIEVIEKRMAVLNEHVKEAEGLSAEYKKEIEELKELLPEIREKIEDAKESQHSGNVAELALKATLVESSTSGFTPSGGGSSVSMIAGRKPTDGASSSNCVTDISHLVRKKRKPEEESPRKDDAKKAKPEPEVNGGSGDAVPSGNEVSENMEEEAENRAESRAAVEATVEAGATVESTAC comes from the exons TCTGGATGTGGATAGTGAAGCTAAGAAACTATTGGGTTTAGGACAGAAACATCTGGTGATGGGGGATATTCCAGCAGCTGTCAATGCATTCCAGGAAGCAGCTAGTCTTTT aggTAAGAAGTATGGAGAGACAGCTAATGAGTGTGGAGAAGCCTTCTTTTTCTATGGGAAATCACTTCTGGAGTTGGCAAG AATGGAGAATGGTGTGTTGGGAAACGCCTTGGAAGGTGTGCatgtggaagaggaagaaggagaaaaaacagaaGATGAATCTCTGgcagaaaataatgataatatagATG AAACTGAAGGATCAGAAGAggatgataaagaaaatgataagaCTGAAGAAATGCCGAACGATTCAGTCCTTGAAAACAAG tctcttcaagaaaatgaagaggaggagATTGGGAACCTAGAGCTTGCCTGGGATATGCTGGATTTAGcaaagatcatttttaaaag GCAAGAAACAAAAGAAGCCCAGCTTTATGCTGCCCAGGCACATCTTAAACTCGGAGAAGTTAGTGTTGAATCTG aaAACTATGTGCAAGCCGTGGAGGAGTTCCAGTCCTGCCTAAACCTGCAGGAACAGTACCTAGAAGCCCACGACCGTCTCCTTGCAGAGACCCACTACCAGCTGGGCTTGGCTTATGGGTACAACTCTCAGTATGATGAGGCAGTGGCACAGTTCAGCAAATCTATTGAAGTTATTGAGAAGAGAATGG ctGTACTAAATGAGCATGTGAAGGAGGCTGAAGGATTGTCTGCTGAATAcaagaaagaaattgaggaacTAAAGGAACTGCTACCCGAGATTAGAGAGAAGATAGAAGATGCAAAGGAGTCTCAGCATAGTGGGAATGTAGCTGAACTGGCTCTGAAAGCTACTCTG GTGGAGAGCTCTACTTCAGGTTTCACTCCTAGTGGAGGAGGCTCTTCAGTCTCCATG ATTGCCGGTAGAAAGCCAACAGATGGTGCTTCCTCATCAAACTGTGTGACTGATATTTCCCACCTTGTCAGAAAGAAG AGGAAACCAGAGGAAGAGAGTCCCCGGAAAGATGATGCAAAGAAAGCCAAACCAGAGCCGGAGGTGAACGGAGGCAGTGGGGATGCTGTCCCCAGTGGAAATGAAGTTTCGGAAAacatggaggaggag GCTGAGAATCGGGCTGAAAGCCGGGCGGCAGTGGAGGCGACAGTGGAGGCTGGAGCTACAGTTGAAAGCACTGCATGTTAA
- the NASP gene encoding nuclear autoantigenic sperm protein isoform X9, which yields MATESTATAAVAAELVSANKIEDVPAPSTSADKVESLDVDSEAKKLLGLGQKHLVMGDIPAAVNAFQEAASLLGKKYGETANECGEAFFFYGKSLLELARMENGVLGNALEGVHVEEEEGEKTEDESLAENNDNIDETEGSEEDDKENDKTEEMPNDSVLENKSLQENEEEEIGNLELAWDMLDLAKIIFKRQETKEAQLYAAQAHLKLGEVSVESENYVQAVEEFQSCLNLQEQYLEAHDRLLAETHYQLGLAYGYNSQYDEAVAQFSKSIEVIEKRMAVLNEHVKEAEGLSAEYKKEIEELKELLPEIREKIEDAKESQHSGNVAELALKATLVESSTSGFTPSGGGSSVSMIAGRKPTDGASSSNCVTDISHLVRKKAENRAESRAAVEATVEAGATVESTAC from the exons TCTGGATGTGGATAGTGAAGCTAAGAAACTATTGGGTTTAGGACAGAAACATCTGGTGATGGGGGATATTCCAGCAGCTGTCAATGCATTCCAGGAAGCAGCTAGTCTTTT aggTAAGAAGTATGGAGAGACAGCTAATGAGTGTGGAGAAGCCTTCTTTTTCTATGGGAAATCACTTCTGGAGTTGGCAAG AATGGAGAATGGTGTGTTGGGAAACGCCTTGGAAGGTGTGCatgtggaagaggaagaaggagaaaaaacagaaGATGAATCTCTGgcagaaaataatgataatatagATG AAACTGAAGGATCAGAAGAggatgataaagaaaatgataagaCTGAAGAAATGCCGAACGATTCAGTCCTTGAAAACAAG tctcttcaagaaaatgaagaggaggagATTGGGAACCTAGAGCTTGCCTGGGATATGCTGGATTTAGcaaagatcatttttaaaag GCAAGAAACAAAAGAAGCCCAGCTTTATGCTGCCCAGGCACATCTTAAACTCGGAGAAGTTAGTGTTGAATCTG aaAACTATGTGCAAGCCGTGGAGGAGTTCCAGTCCTGCCTAAACCTGCAGGAACAGTACCTAGAAGCCCACGACCGTCTCCTTGCAGAGACCCACTACCAGCTGGGCTTGGCTTATGGGTACAACTCTCAGTATGATGAGGCAGTGGCACAGTTCAGCAAATCTATTGAAGTTATTGAGAAGAGAATGG ctGTACTAAATGAGCATGTGAAGGAGGCTGAAGGATTGTCTGCTGAATAcaagaaagaaattgaggaacTAAAGGAACTGCTACCCGAGATTAGAGAGAAGATAGAAGATGCAAAGGAGTCTCAGCATAGTGGGAATGTAGCTGAACTGGCTCTGAAAGCTACTCTG GTGGAGAGCTCTACTTCAGGTTTCACTCCTAGTGGAGGAGGCTCTTCAGTCTCCATG ATTGCCGGTAGAAAGCCAACAGATGGTGCTTCCTCATCAAACTGTGTGACTGATATTTCCCACCTTGTCAGAAAGAAG GCTGAGAATCGGGCTGAAAGCCGGGCGGCAGTGGAGGCGACAGTGGAGGCTGGAGCTACAGTTGAAAGCACTGCATGTTAA
- the NASP gene encoding nuclear autoantigenic sperm protein isoform X2 — protein MATESTATAAVAAELVSANKIEDVPAPSTSADKVESLDVDSEAKKLLGLGQKHLVMGDIPAAVNAFQEAASLLGKKYGETANECGEAFFFYGKSLLELARMENGVLGNALEGVHVEEEEGEKTEDESLAENNDNIDEEAREELREQVYDAMGEKEEAKKTEDKSLAKPETNKEQDSEVKKGGREDMDISESAEEPQEKVDLTLDWLTETSEEAKGGTAPEGPNEAEVTSGKPEQEAPDAEEEKSVSGTDVQEECRGKGQEKQGEVIVSMEEKPKEVSEEQPVVTVEKQGTAVELEAESLDPTVKPVDVGGDEPEEKVVTSEHEAGKVVLEQLVGQEVPPAEESPEVTTEAAEASAVEAGSEVSEKPGQEATVLPKDGAVNGPSAVGDQTPIEPQTSIERLTETKDGSGLEEKVRAKLVPSQEETKLSVEESEAAGDGVDTKVAQGATEKSTEDKVQIAANEETQEREEQMKEGEETEGSEEDDKENDKTEEMPNDSVLENKSLQENEEEEIGNLELAWDMLDLAKIIFKRQETKEAQLYAAQAHLKLGEVSVESENYVQAVEEFQSCLNLQEQYLEAHDRLLAETHYQLGLAYGYNSQYDEAVAQFSKSIEVIEKRMAVLNEHVKEAEGLSAEYKKEIEELKELLPEIREKIEDAKESQHSGNVAELALKATLVESSTSGFTPSGGGSSVSMIAGRKPTDGASSSNCVTDISHLVRKKRKPEEESPRKDDAKKAKPEPEVNGGSGDAVPSGNEVSENMEEEAENRAESRAAVEATVEAGATVESTAC, from the exons TCTGGATGTGGATAGTGAAGCTAAGAAACTATTGGGTTTAGGACAGAAACATCTGGTGATGGGGGATATTCCAGCAGCTGTCAATGCATTCCAGGAAGCAGCTAGTCTTTT aggTAAGAAGTATGGAGAGACAGCTAATGAGTGTGGAGAAGCCTTCTTTTTCTATGGGAAATCACTTCTGGAGTTGGCAAG AATGGAGAATGGTGTGTTGGGAAACGCCTTGGAAGGTGTGCatgtggaagaggaagaaggagaaaaaacagaaGATGAATCTCTGgcagaaaataatgataatatagATG AGGAAGCAAGGGAAGAGTTGAGAGAACAGGTTTATGACGCcatgggagaaaaagaagaagccaaaaaaacagaagacaagTCTTTGGCAAAGCCTGAAACTAATAAAGAACAGGACAGTGAAGTGAAGAAGGGTGGAAGAGAAGATATGGATATAAGTGAATCTGCAGAGGAGCCACAGGAAAAAGTTGACTTGACTCTAGATTGGTTAACTGAAACCTCTGAAGAGGCAAAAGGAGGAACAGCACCAGAAGGACCGAATGAAGCTGAGGTTACTTCTGGGAAGCCAGAACAGGAAGCACCAGATGCTGAGGAAGAAAAATCAGTTTCTGGAACTGATGTCCAAGAAGAGTGCAGAGGAAAAGGTCAGGAGAAGCAGGGAGAGGTAATTGTGAGCATGGAGGAGAAGCCAAAAGAAGTTTCAGAAGAGCAACCTGTGGTGACTGTAGAAAAGCAGGGCACTGCAGTGGAGTTAGAAGCAGAGTCTTTAGACCCAACAGTCAAGCCAGTGGATGTGGGTGGGGACGAGCCAGAGGAGAAGGTAGTTACCTCTGAACATGAGGCAGGAAAGGTGGTTCTTGAACAACTGGTAGGTCAAGAAGTGCCACCTGCTGAAGAGTCACCAGAGGTGACAACAgaggctgcagaggcctcagCTGTAGAGGCTGGATCAGAAGTCTCTGAAAAGCCTGGGCAGGAGGCTACAGTTCTCCCTAAGGATGGTGCAGTCAATGGACCGTCAGCTGTAGGAGATCAGACCCCTATTGAACCACAGACTTCTATAGAAAGACTGACAGAAACAAAAGATGGCTCAGGACTAGAGGAGAAGGTCAGGGCAAAGCTGGTTCCTAGTCAGGAGGAGACTAAGCTGTCTGTAGAAGAGTCTGAGGCAGCTGGAGATGGGGTTGATACCAAGGTAGCCCAGGGAGCTACTGAGAAATCAACTGAAGACAAAGTTCAGATAGCTGCTAATGAAGAGACACAAGAGAGAGAAGAACAGATGAAAGAGGGTGAAG AAACTGAAGGATCAGAAGAggatgataaagaaaatgataagaCTGAAGAAATGCCGAACGATTCAGTCCTTGAAAACAAG tctcttcaagaaaatgaagaggaggagATTGGGAACCTAGAGCTTGCCTGGGATATGCTGGATTTAGcaaagatcatttttaaaag GCAAGAAACAAAAGAAGCCCAGCTTTATGCTGCCCAGGCACATCTTAAACTCGGAGAAGTTAGTGTTGAATCTG aaAACTATGTGCAAGCCGTGGAGGAGTTCCAGTCCTGCCTAAACCTGCAGGAACAGTACCTAGAAGCCCACGACCGTCTCCTTGCAGAGACCCACTACCAGCTGGGCTTGGCTTATGGGTACAACTCTCAGTATGATGAGGCAGTGGCACAGTTCAGCAAATCTATTGAAGTTATTGAGAAGAGAATGG ctGTACTAAATGAGCATGTGAAGGAGGCTGAAGGATTGTCTGCTGAATAcaagaaagaaattgaggaacTAAAGGAACTGCTACCCGAGATTAGAGAGAAGATAGAAGATGCAAAGGAGTCTCAGCATAGTGGGAATGTAGCTGAACTGGCTCTGAAAGCTACTCTG GTGGAGAGCTCTACTTCAGGTTTCACTCCTAGTGGAGGAGGCTCTTCAGTCTCCATG ATTGCCGGTAGAAAGCCAACAGATGGTGCTTCCTCATCAAACTGTGTGACTGATATTTCCCACCTTGTCAGAAAGAAG AGGAAACCAGAGGAAGAGAGTCCCCGGAAAGATGATGCAAAGAAAGCCAAACCAGAGCCGGAGGTGAACGGAGGCAGTGGGGATGCTGTCCCCAGTGGAAATGAAGTTTCGGAAAacatggaggaggag GCTGAGAATCGGGCTGAAAGCCGGGCGGCAGTGGAGGCGACAGTGGAGGCTGGAGCTACAGTTGAAAGCACTGCATGTTAA
- the NASP gene encoding nuclear autoantigenic sperm protein isoform X5: protein MATESTATAAVAAELVSANKIEDVPAPSTSADKVESLDVDSEAKKLLGLGQKHLVMGDIPAAVNAFQEAASLLGKKYGETANECGEAFFFYGKSLLELARMENGVLGNALEGVHVEEEEGEKTEDESLAENNDNIDEEAREELREQVYDAMGEKEEAKKTEDKSLAKPETNKEQDSEVKKGGREDMDISESAEEPQEKVDLTLDWLTETSEEAKGGTAPEGPNEAEVTSGKPEQEAPDAEEEKSVSGTDVQEECRGKGQEKQGEVIVSMEEKPKEVSEEQPVVTVEKQGTAVELEAESLDPTVKPVDVGGDEPEEKVVTSEHEAGKVVLEQLVGQEVPPAEESPEVTTEAAEASAVEAGSEVSEKPGQEATVLPKDGAVNGPSAVGDQTPIEPQTSIERLTETKDGSGLEEKVRAKLVPSQEETKLSVEESEAAGDGVDTKVAQGATEKSTEDKVQIAANEETQEREEQMKEGEETEGSEEDDKENDKTEEMPNDSVLENKSLQENEEEEIGNLELAWDMLDLAKIIFKRQETKEAQLYAAQAHLKLGEVSVESENYVQAVEEFQSCLNLQEQYLEAHDRLLAETHYQLGLAYGYNSQYDEAVAQFSKSIEVIEKRMAVLNEHVKEAEGLSAEYKKEIEELKELLPEIREKIEDAKESQHSGNVAELALKATLVESSTSGFTPSGGGSSVSMIAGRKPTDGASSSNCVTDISHLVRKKAENRAESRAAVEATVEAGATVESTAC, encoded by the exons TCTGGATGTGGATAGTGAAGCTAAGAAACTATTGGGTTTAGGACAGAAACATCTGGTGATGGGGGATATTCCAGCAGCTGTCAATGCATTCCAGGAAGCAGCTAGTCTTTT aggTAAGAAGTATGGAGAGACAGCTAATGAGTGTGGAGAAGCCTTCTTTTTCTATGGGAAATCACTTCTGGAGTTGGCAAG AATGGAGAATGGTGTGTTGGGAAACGCCTTGGAAGGTGTGCatgtggaagaggaagaaggagaaaaaacagaaGATGAATCTCTGgcagaaaataatgataatatagATG AGGAAGCAAGGGAAGAGTTGAGAGAACAGGTTTATGACGCcatgggagaaaaagaagaagccaaaaaaacagaagacaagTCTTTGGCAAAGCCTGAAACTAATAAAGAACAGGACAGTGAAGTGAAGAAGGGTGGAAGAGAAGATATGGATATAAGTGAATCTGCAGAGGAGCCACAGGAAAAAGTTGACTTGACTCTAGATTGGTTAACTGAAACCTCTGAAGAGGCAAAAGGAGGAACAGCACCAGAAGGACCGAATGAAGCTGAGGTTACTTCTGGGAAGCCAGAACAGGAAGCACCAGATGCTGAGGAAGAAAAATCAGTTTCTGGAACTGATGTCCAAGAAGAGTGCAGAGGAAAAGGTCAGGAGAAGCAGGGAGAGGTAATTGTGAGCATGGAGGAGAAGCCAAAAGAAGTTTCAGAAGAGCAACCTGTGGTGACTGTAGAAAAGCAGGGCACTGCAGTGGAGTTAGAAGCAGAGTCTTTAGACCCAACAGTCAAGCCAGTGGATGTGGGTGGGGACGAGCCAGAGGAGAAGGTAGTTACCTCTGAACATGAGGCAGGAAAGGTGGTTCTTGAACAACTGGTAGGTCAAGAAGTGCCACCTGCTGAAGAGTCACCAGAGGTGACAACAgaggctgcagaggcctcagCTGTAGAGGCTGGATCAGAAGTCTCTGAAAAGCCTGGGCAGGAGGCTACAGTTCTCCCTAAGGATGGTGCAGTCAATGGACCGTCAGCTGTAGGAGATCAGACCCCTATTGAACCACAGACTTCTATAGAAAGACTGACAGAAACAAAAGATGGCTCAGGACTAGAGGAGAAGGTCAGGGCAAAGCTGGTTCCTAGTCAGGAGGAGACTAAGCTGTCTGTAGAAGAGTCTGAGGCAGCTGGAGATGGGGTTGATACCAAGGTAGCCCAGGGAGCTACTGAGAAATCAACTGAAGACAAAGTTCAGATAGCTGCTAATGAAGAGACACAAGAGAGAGAAGAACAGATGAAAGAGGGTGAAG AAACTGAAGGATCAGAAGAggatgataaagaaaatgataagaCTGAAGAAATGCCGAACGATTCAGTCCTTGAAAACAAG tctcttcaagaaaatgaagaggaggagATTGGGAACCTAGAGCTTGCCTGGGATATGCTGGATTTAGcaaagatcatttttaaaag GCAAGAAACAAAAGAAGCCCAGCTTTATGCTGCCCAGGCACATCTTAAACTCGGAGAAGTTAGTGTTGAATCTG aaAACTATGTGCAAGCCGTGGAGGAGTTCCAGTCCTGCCTAAACCTGCAGGAACAGTACCTAGAAGCCCACGACCGTCTCCTTGCAGAGACCCACTACCAGCTGGGCTTGGCTTATGGGTACAACTCTCAGTATGATGAGGCAGTGGCACAGTTCAGCAAATCTATTGAAGTTATTGAGAAGAGAATGG ctGTACTAAATGAGCATGTGAAGGAGGCTGAAGGATTGTCTGCTGAATAcaagaaagaaattgaggaacTAAAGGAACTGCTACCCGAGATTAGAGAGAAGATAGAAGATGCAAAGGAGTCTCAGCATAGTGGGAATGTAGCTGAACTGGCTCTGAAAGCTACTCTG GTGGAGAGCTCTACTTCAGGTTTCACTCCTAGTGGAGGAGGCTCTTCAGTCTCCATG ATTGCCGGTAGAAAGCCAACAGATGGTGCTTCCTCATCAAACTGTGTGACTGATATTTCCCACCTTGTCAGAAAGAAG GCTGAGAATCGGGCTGAAAGCCGGGCGGCAGTGGAGGCGACAGTGGAGGCTGGAGCTACAGTTGAAAGCACTGCATGTTAA